One genomic region from Thermoplasmatales archaeon encodes:
- a CDS encoding citrate/2-methylcitrate synthase, whose product MTSSNQENVQFSKGLEGIVAAESSVGYVDGLAGKLVYRGYDVNTLVENCDYEEVSYLLLNGELPNTDQYKNYSESLRKKRQLDNDTLNLIKDLKDTHPMSALRTVISFIGARDNRSIEPDLETQKNISIDLIAKIPSVVAAINRAHNSKEFIPPDDDLSFSSNFFYQALGRRPDKDEAKMIDEALILHADHGMNASTFTSMVVISTLSDMYSAVTAAISSLKGPLHGGANERALALIQRVGNPENAEKVISNMIASKEKIMGFGHRVYKVYDPRAKILKKFVETVTTKNGQENLFQTAERIENIMTQTLGSKGIFPNVDFYSGLLYYSVGFDPSIFTPIFAVGRISGWTARSLEYLSDNKIFRPRGLYVGNKGPKEFVPIDDRQ is encoded by the coding sequence ATGACGTCATCAAATCAAGAAAATGTACAATTCTCTAAGGGTCTAGAAGGTATTGTTGCGGCTGAATCCAGTGTTGGCTATGTAGACGGGCTTGCTGGAAAACTAGTCTATCGTGGCTACGACGTGAACACATTAGTAGAAAATTGCGACTATGAAGAAGTTTCCTATCTACTTCTGAATGGTGAGTTGCCAAACACAGACCAGTACAAAAACTACTCAGAATCTCTGAGGAAAAAGAGACAACTTGATAATGACACTCTGAACCTGATAAAGGATTTGAAAGATACCCACCCAATGTCTGCCCTCCGCACAGTGATCTCTTTTATCGGAGCACGTGACAATCGGTCCATAGAACCGGATCTAGAAACACAGAAAAATATCAGCATAGACCTGATTGCAAAAATTCCATCTGTTGTTGCAGCCATAAACAGAGCACATAATTCCAAAGAATTTATCCCACCAGATGACGATTTGTCTTTTTCATCCAACTTCTTTTACCAGGCTCTTGGTAGGAGGCCGGATAAGGATGAAGCCAAAATGATCGACGAAGCCCTAATTCTTCATGCAGACCATGGAATGAACGCTTCTACTTTTACGTCAATGGTAGTAATATCAACACTATCCGACATGTATTCTGCTGTGACAGCTGCGATATCATCTCTAAAGGGCCCGCTACACGGTGGTGCGAATGAGCGAGCCCTGGCCTTGATTCAGCGCGTGGGCAATCCAGAAAACGCCGAAAAAGTAATCTCAAATATGATCGCAAGCAAGGAAAAGATTATGGGGTTCGGTCATCGCGTCTATAAAGTTTATGATCCGCGTGCGAAGATCCTTAAGAAATTCGTCGAAACTGTCACCACAAAGAATGGCCAAGAGAATCTTTTCCAGACTGCTGAAAGGATCGAGAATATAATGACGCAAACGCTTGGTTCTAAGGGCATATTCCCGAATGTAGACTTTTATTCCGGCTTGCTGTATTATTCTGTTGGTTTTGATCCGAGTATCTTTACGCCTATATTCGCAGTCGGAAGAATCTCAGGATGGACAGCACGATCCCTGGAATATCTTAGTGACAACAAGATATTCCGCCCCAGAGGATTGTATGTTGGCAACAAGGGACCTAAGGAATTCGTACCTATTGATGACCGACAATAG
- a CDS encoding cyclase family protein — translation MKDISIPLEWSMLTYPGDARFEEYPYMTHEKNGVHITRLIMETHSGTHFDAPFHAIPGGKTAGSINIESLIGPASVIEVKGDRISAKDIPDDVEKRVLFKTKNSGMYDTFHTDFCYIAEDAANRLVDLKVDAVGIDYLSIEQFGTKGMKVHKILLSKNIVIIEGLNLLNVKPGKYELLCLPLKMDYDGALCRAVLR, via the coding sequence ATGAAAGATATATCAATACCATTGGAATGGAGCATGCTAACTTACCCTGGGGATGCCAGGTTTGAAGAGTACCCTTACATGACACACGAGAAGAACGGAGTTCACATAACAAGATTAATAATGGAAACTCACTCTGGAACGCATTTTGACGCACCATTTCACGCGATCCCGGGAGGCAAGACAGCCGGCTCAATCAATATTGAAAGCCTTATAGGGCCAGCTTCAGTCATCGAGGTGAAAGGAGACCGAATTTCAGCCAAGGACATACCCGATGATGTTGAGAAGAGGGTACTGTTCAAGACAAAAAACTCTGGCATGTACGACACATTCCACACGGATTTCTGCTACATAGCCGAGGACGCAGCAAACAGGCTCGTCGACTTGAAAGTGGATGCAGTTGGTATAGATTACCTTTCCATCGAGCAATTTGGTACAAAGGGCATGAAAGTCCACAAGATATTGTTGAGCAAAAACATAGTTATAATTGAAGGGTTGAACCTTTTAAATGTTAAGCCTGGTAAATACGAACTTCTGTGCCTTCCTTTAAAGATGGACTATGATGGCGCATTATGCCGTGCGGTATTAAGGTGA
- a CDS encoding DNA polymerase sliding clamp, whose product MSTTRMTISIKNLKEIADLLNTVVNEAKFKLDANGLSVKAVDPAHVAMISIDVPKEVFLDFQVDSEEEISMDIEKLKSIIKLANSNDTVTMIKEKEKLKFELNNIIKSVSLLDNNTVFTPRVPQISSESYVVVAKPELEKGLKAAEDVSDSIRFMLSPDDFRARSISDSEESELILTKDLLKEIKCPNPVKSSYPLEYLLKLIKSLSSSEDLKLGFKDDYPLTIEFKFGIPRSGDATIISGSFLLAPRMEQ is encoded by the coding sequence ATGTCGACTACTAGAATGACTATATCAATAAAAAATTTGAAGGAAATTGCTGATCTGCTAAATACTGTTGTGAATGAGGCAAAGTTCAAGCTTGATGCCAATGGGTTATCCGTCAAGGCGGTTGATCCTGCACATGTAGCGATGATAAGCATAGATGTACCAAAGGAAGTATTCCTGGATTTTCAGGTGGATAGCGAAGAGGAGATATCCATGGATATTGAAAAACTAAAATCCATTATAAAACTTGCAAACTCTAATGACACCGTTACTATGATCAAGGAAAAAGAGAAGCTGAAATTTGAGTTAAACAACATAATAAAAAGCGTATCGCTGCTGGATAACAACACTGTTTTTACCCCAAGGGTTCCACAAATTTCTTCCGAATCTTATGTTGTTGTGGCTAAACCGGAACTTGAGAAAGGACTAAAAGCTGCAGAGGATGTTTCAGATTCGATCAGGTTTATGCTATCCCCGGATGACTTCAGGGCAAGATCCATATCAGATTCAGAGGAATCCGAGCTGATCCTCACAAAGGATCTGCTGAAGGAAATCAAATGCCCCAACCCGGTGAAGAGCTCATATCCACTCGAATATCTCTTGAAACTCATAAAATCACTGTCAAGCTCGGAGGATCTGAAGCTGGGCTTCAAAGATGATTACCCACTTACTATAGAATTTAAGTTCGGGATCCCAAGATCCGGGGACGCGACAATCATTAGCGGATCTTTTCTGTTAGCTCCAAGAATGGAACAGTAA
- a CDS encoding NAD(P)/FAD-dependent oxidoreductase, whose product MRDVIIVGAGPAGSYLGYVLSSSGLDVLNLEEHEEIGRPVECTGVVTKRILDYVDTKSIANRVHGADVYFGDKHPLHIAKNEETLIIYRDSFDKDAAGMSISAGTDMRLGSRVRSVKRLKESVEVEYNQLGETKTESAKIIVGADGANSIVRKELFGTFPKRVISTYQIDYAHRMVDQDSVSVFLGSKFSHGFFGWAVPTGPISRVGLGTVGGGAKNYIAALQSMLGAGQIITVTGGPIPISYLGKTYSDRSILVGDAAGIVKPLTGGGIYTGLVSAKHASATILNAFENNNFGESFLSSYERSWKKDIGKELFVDGIVQRVFASLSDRSLNRLFSVLSDPKMIDTINRLGDIDYPSGLIVRSLLSHPSLVFNLFKELSGPNRY is encoded by the coding sequence TTGAGGGATGTAATAATAGTCGGGGCTGGTCCAGCCGGATCGTACCTTGGATATGTACTGTCTAGTTCCGGTCTTGATGTTTTAAATCTGGAAGAGCACGAGGAGATTGGAAGGCCGGTTGAGTGTACCGGAGTAGTTACGAAAAGGATTCTTGATTATGTCGATACAAAATCCATCGCTAATCGAGTGCATGGTGCAGATGTCTATTTTGGTGATAAACATCCACTTCATATAGCAAAGAATGAGGAGACCCTGATCATATACAGGGACTCTTTTGATAAAGATGCGGCAGGTATGTCCATATCCGCCGGGACGGATATGAGGCTCGGTTCACGTGTGCGCTCTGTAAAACGCTTAAAAGAATCAGTTGAAGTTGAATATAACCAACTTGGCGAAACTAAGACGGAATCAGCAAAAATTATTGTCGGTGCAGATGGGGCGAACAGCATTGTTAGGAAGGAATTGTTCGGCACATTTCCAAAACGCGTTATATCGACTTACCAGATTGATTATGCTCACAGAATGGTCGATCAGGATTCTGTTTCCGTATTTCTCGGGTCGAAGTTTTCCCATGGGTTTTTTGGTTGGGCTGTTCCCACAGGGCCGATCTCGAGGGTTGGCCTGGGTACGGTCGGAGGTGGTGCAAAAAATTACATCGCAGCTTTACAGTCCATGCTCGGAGCCGGGCAAATAATAACGGTAACGGGCGGGCCCATACCTATATCTTATCTTGGCAAGACTTACTCTGATCGATCTATCTTGGTAGGGGACGCGGCGGGAATAGTCAAGCCTCTTACAGGCGGAGGGATATACACCGGCCTTGTATCTGCTAAGCATGCATCAGCAACGATCCTGAATGCGTTTGAAAATAACAATTTCGGAGAATCTTTCCTTTCAAGTTATGAGCGATCATGGAAAAAGGACATAGGGAAAGAGCTGTTTGTTGATGGAATCGTCCAGAGAGTATTCGCTTCACTCAGTGATCGGTCCCTGAACAGGCTCTTCTCGGTTTTATCGGATCCCAAGATGATCGACACAATAAACAGGCTTGGGGACATAGATTATCCGTCTGGATTGATTGTCCGCTCCCTGCTGAGCCATCCATCTTTGGTGTTTAATTTATTCAAGGAACTATCCGGGCCGAATCGCTACTGA